The Deltaproteobacteria bacterium HGW-Deltaproteobacteria-18 nucleotide sequence CGCGCCGTAAGGTACGCATTCATCGAGGACCATCATGATGTCCGAGCCCAGGTTTTTCTGGATGGAGATGGCCTTTTCGGGCGAGAAAAAATGCTTGGAGCCGTCGATGTGGGAGGAAAAGGCCACACCGTCTTCGGAGAGCTTGCGCAGCACTGAGAGGCTGAAGACCTGGAAGCCGCCGGAATCGGTCAGGATGGGCCGGTCCCAGTTCATGAACTTGTGCAGTCCGCCGCGCCGGGCGATCATCTCGTCGCCGGGCCGCATGCACAGGTGATAGGTGTTGCCGAGGATGATGCGCGCACCGAGATCTTTCAGATCCTGGGGGCAGACGGCCTTGACCGTGCCCTGGGTGCCCACGGGCATGAAGATGGGGGTGGGGATGACGCCGTGGGCGGTGTGCAATTCCCCTGCGCGGGCCTTTCCGTCCGTGCTGTGTATGTTGAATTTTCCGATATGCATGTTTACGCTTTGTTTTTCGTTGTGGGTGAGGCGGAGCGGGAGGTAACCCCGGTCCGCGGACAGAGGTCCGCGAGTTCGCAGGCGTCGCAATCCGGCTTGCGCGCGGTACAGACCTCCCGGCCGAACAGGACAAGATAGTGGTTGACCGCACCCCAGCTTTCCTGGGGGAAAAGTTTGAGCAGATCCTGTTCGACCTTGTCCGGGCTGGTCTGGCGGGTCAACCCGAGGCGAAAGCTGATGCGCTTGACATGGGTGTCCACGGCGATGCCCGCGTGCACGCCGAAGGCATTGGACAGGACGACGTTGGCCGTCTTGCGGGCCACACCGGGCAGGGTCAGCATCTCTTGCATGGTGCGCGGCACTTGGCCGTCGAATTCCGCCACGATGCGCACTGCAGATGCATGCAGGTTTTTGGCCTTGTTGCGGAAAAACCCGGTGGAGCGGATGACGCTCTCGATCTGCGCCGGGTCGGCCTTGGCCATCTCTTCCACGGTTTTCCAGGTGGCAAACAGGCCAGGCGTGACCATGTTGACCCGCGCGTCCGTACACTGGGCCGAAAGGATCGTGGCCACAAGGAGTTCCCACGGGGTGGACCAGAACAGTTCGGTCCGTGGCGTGGGATAGCGCCGGGCCAGCCGTTCGCGAACGGCTCGGGCGCGTGCGGTGATGGATGAAA carries:
- the nth gene encoding endonuclease III, which encodes MKVSSITARARAVRERLARRYPTPRTELFWSTPWELLVATILSAQCTDARVNMVTPGLFATWKTVEEMAKADPAQIESVIRSTGFFRNKAKNLHASAVRIVAEFDGQVPRTMQEMLTLPGVARKTANVVLSNAFGVHAGIAVDTHVKRISFRLGLTRQTSPDKVEQDLLKLFPQESWGAVNHYLVLFGREVCTARKPDCDACELADLCPRTGVTSRSASPTTKNKA